Genomic segment of Hirundo rustica isolate bHirRus1 chromosome 6, bHirRus1.pri.v3, whole genome shotgun sequence:
ACTGAAGAAAGCAGAACTGAATTGTGAAGGAATAAGGTAGACAGTCCttgtaagtttttttttttctgaattctcCAGCCTATCATCTCTTATGTACAAGGTTCCCAGAACAGTTATACAACTTCACTGTCCAAGGCAGTAAATAGAATAAAACTGAGCAATGAAAGTGTGTCTTGAGCTATCTGTCTCCATAGTATCAACAGCTGCTCAGTTTTATTCTCCGCTGAGGAAGGGGCCTTGGGTTAAGAATATTTCTCCAAAATACCTTGCTAAAAAACAGATTGAGATGACTGAGGTGTTTTACAGCAATGGAGAATGACACAATTTTCCTTTCAACTTGCATTGCTataacaagaaataaacaattccaaggtatcttttctggagctgtcagaGAGGTTTCAAAGAGCAAAACCCAATTCTATATCCAAGAGTTATACCAGGACTAAACCATTACATGAGAACaggtgctgggacagcagggaggaaCATGCTAAAtacattctgtggttctgtgaagtGCTCACTTCCAGCACAATTCTTACCTTGGTCTGGATCAATGCTTTGCAGTCATTAACACTGAATCCATCAAATCCAAAGTCCTCATTATCTTTGACATTTGATTCCTCAAAAATATCAGCCTGGTTCTCTGAAATGTCCTAAAAAAAccataatttacattttatttctgaattggTTTCTGCATTTCTATCTGATTTCAATACATATAAGCTAAAGAGAAGTTTTCCTCAAATAACAACCACTAAATTTTACTTTCTGAAGCTGTATTTTGTCATGTGTCCCCCTCTGCATAAAAACCATTTTATGCCACAACCAGTTCTACgaatgatgccttaagttttagcttttatatttttcagattctgtactgcatcaGTGTATAACTCTGAACTCTGTTTAGAATGCCAGTCAGCTTTCTTCAGATTTTGGTCAGACTAAACAATCCTTTTAGGCCTGAGAACAAAGGTCATCAGCACAGCCTCAGTCCtgaaaagtataaacaaaagtgaatcgGGGAGAGAAGCGAACCAGGGGAATGTGACTTTGTTACCTGAAGCTACAATTGGACTATTAACCTCTGATATACAAATAGGCCAAACTTACATCTGCCTGAGAAAACTGGTGACCATCATCCatctgcccaaggtgtatcctttgagggccttttaataaatatctgctttattctctaaCTCTGGTCCAGGCAGCCCCTCAAGGCATCACCTACACACATGAATCTGTGACTTTAATTAATGAAAGAGCCATTTCCAATTAGAATTAGCCTTAACTAGCACCAAAACACTGCTGAGAAATGCATCTTAACCAGTATTGTTAAAAGCAATACAGTTTTCCAGTAACAGATAAGAAGTAATGATGTAAGTTTAAGCTGCCTGGGCATTGATTTAATGCTGGGGGGCAAGAAAGGAACAGAATGGGAGTTTAGCTGTTAGAGAAATATCTCTGATTCTCTCTCTGTTAAATTACTGTTCCACAAAGTTACCTTTTCAAGTGTAAAATAGGTTTCTACCTTCAGAACTGTCCTTCTGTTTGTATATAACTTGCATGAAAAGTCAAATATGCCCATAAAATCATTACCTTGCCAACCCCGTGCTTCAGCATTCAAATGATCAATTGAAATAGTTACTTCTGAAAATTACGTGTGACTAATTAATCCCAGCAAAATAACTGAATTCTAAACCATCCCTGACACCTGTATCTTCTCAAAACAGAAGAGACTGTCAAACAAAGACAGTTCTATTTGAGATCTTCCAACACTGTTGGTTTGGTTTCAATCCAACTTAAAACATACTCTCCCTCAAGCCCCACAAAAGCAGACAGAGGAATAATGTGAGGAAAGGGGAAGTTGAACACACTTTCAGTTTCTTCCCAGTGAAAACATCCAATAACTACTGTTACAGCCTCTCTGATTCACTTTTCACTTAACAGAAAGATATTAGAGCCTAACAGTTTTCTCCCACTCTGagcaaaaaaagtaaatccTACTGCAGTCACACCAGGGAGCTGATTCTCCATCTCTACCACCTGAAAGCTACTTCTCCATCTCTACCCAAGCTGAGTGTACCACCTAACAACAGGGAACTGTGTTGGGCAGGCTTCAATGTAAAGACAATCAAAGTGTGATCCTGCACAATTTCTTAGTTACTTACACAAGAAGATGAGAAAACACTAAGCTATTGTCTTAAAAACTCCCtgttaaaaaaacctcctttgTGACTCACCCAGATCCAGTCCCTCATGCATCTGCATGTACAGCTTACAGAAGATCAGGTTCCCAACCCAGTGTTTATGCTGGCAGGATGGAAAACCATTGTTCAATTACCTTTTGATTTGCATCTATCCCGAGAACACTCAGGAGGTTTTCTTGGCAGTGAGATTTACACCAGGGATGTCTTAAGCTGGGGGTATTATCAGAGTCTCTGAGTGCTCTCCATACATTTCCAGAACCCATGCtaggaaacaaaacacaatttgAGGTTTTAAACTGAGGTTTCCAGTGAACACATACAACAGTTATATTCACTACATACAGTTATACTAACCTTGGTCTAAACAGCAACTTGTATTAAAACTCTTTCTACACTTGTCCAAACTATCACCCAATGTACTAATGAGCTGGCATGGCAATTAGCGGAAGCAATAAGTCAGCATAAGTGTATGTTTGTGCTCCTCAGATAAGAAGGGCATCAGAAGCACATTTCAGGGACTGGTACATGCCAACAGGTCGCAGTATTCAGTTGCCTCTGTGAAACGTGGGCAGAGTTCAGCCCTGTTAGCTCTGCACTTTGCCTGCTCTGTCTCTCAAGTCCTTCTCCATCCCACAGGTCACACTTCACCTCTGCAGCACCTGTCCTACAAAACAAGCCAAAGGCACTCACAGCTGAAACAGCGAGGAGAGAGTTCTCTTGATGTGGTACTTTGGACTCTTACACTGCAGTCATCACATATAAAAATTCAGTTGGGCTTTACTCAATTTGCACTTGTCATTGACCATAGTTACTCATCACAGTAGATCaggaaatttctgttttcacttgGCACTTTGCTGTAGTAGTGCAGTCCCCTTTACAATTATATTTCTCCAGTTTGAAACTGATTAAAATATAACACATATGCAGGGAACTTGGCTGAAAGGGTGCCCACATTAAAAGTTTTAGCTGTGCTTCTTCTGAGTCTTAGGACATTTCTCAAGTATGGTCTGACACTGCTTTCTAGACACAAAGCCTCCAAGTTATGAAAAAATAACTGCAACACTGTTCAGTAACTTCAATACTGCTCTGAAGCTGCTGATCTTTACAAAATATGTAACAAAACTAGAAGTGTTCCAGCTGTTGCAAGAGAAAGCTTGGTTAATGATACTAATTGCTATTAACATAGCCCAGGAAATAAGACAGATGCACCACAGATACTGAAGCACATCTGGTTAAACATAGGAAGAAGTTACCAACTAGGAAAACTgaggggggaggggaaaaaaaaaagcgagTAAGCTGTTAGTAGAAGCAGCAGCCTCCAATGATGAAGAAATAAGTGGGATGTGCTGTAAAGAAACTACAAGCAAACAGGAAGAACAGGCTGCCTGTTGGGTTCTGGCATTCCAGAGGCTTAGTCATAAGACACAccaacagcaggaaaaacccTAAGCAGGAATTTGTAATTTTGATATATTCCCTTCATTGTTTTCCAATGGCTAAAACACCATCCATTTCCTTTAACAATGTGCTACAAAACTGGTAAGATCTATACGCTGAAAACATGGTACTAAAAAGATTTTCAAGTGCaccactgatttttaaattatgaaacaaacagtgcaaatgacgaggaacattttcttttttaaaactgttaatCTAAACTCATTACCCAAGTTGATTCTTCAAAAGTTCAGGAATCCAAATATCTTCATTATTTGAATCAAGAACTTGCTCTAAGCTTCTTATGCACTCTCTGGACTGTGGTACAAAGACTTCTGGAAAGGCCAGTTTAAATATCTCCTCATAGCTGTGGTCTtcctagaaaaaaaagagatttttattacGTACACCATACAGGCTATCACCATAGTTCATGAAGGACCTAGTCCAAAGACTAAAATATTCTAGAGATTGTCTAACTGTTTTTAGAATctatatttatctatttatataaaaatatatttataaatatattttatatgtttatattttacattttgtacatttatataaatatatatatatttatatataaatatatacacacaaatatttatatatttatatatatttatatatttatatattatatatttatatatttatatatttgtataaatatatatttatatatttatatatttttgttatgtttatatttatatttatttatatcagAGGGACTGAGctcatatttcagtgttttgagtACTTTTAGTACCTAGAATTAGAGGAAGCAAGAGTCCCAGAGTTTCTGATGAAACTTAGTCTTCAACTTcccagtttctcagtcacagatTTGCATATTTAACACTTATGACTCTGCTCAGCTAATTCAGTCCAGGTCAAATCTGATGTACTCATCAGTTCAAAGGCTTGTTTTGCTAACTCAGTATTCAAATGTAACACACCTGCCAAATGCTACAGTTACCAAAAATAATTGCACACAGTGCAAGTCTGCAAAAAAAGCTGAGGTGAGGATGTTTCTATATCCTTGGGTTTGCACCAAactttttccagcctaaattaaaaatcagacCCAGATTTAAATCCTTGTTCCTCCTCAAGCAGTGATGGGGAGGATGTTAGGAGAACTGACCACAGCACAGGATAGATCTAGACAGGCGTAGTGGAAGTAACCACTAGTGAGTAGGGTTATCTGACAACTAAGAAATACATATACAAGGGAAAACATGCATAATTCACATCCTATCCTAGGGGCATGCCATCTGGTTTGGGAGCTAtatctttttattccttcaaGGAAGGAATTACTACaattttccaaacaaaagcaaattaattgACTTCACCACCTGCCCAGAGACTGCAATGCAGGAGCAGCAACATTATGTGAAAATTCATGAATGGGACCAGTcaatttgggggttttgcccAGCAATCAACAATTTAGTCTGAAAACCCTAAGCATGGATACTCTATCTTTTTTTATAGTTTCATTTAATGGCAATTCAAATAGCTGAAACATTTCTACAGTGTCATTACACTGAACTCAGACAAGTGGGGTGAATAGTGAGAGAGTACAGATTTAACCTAAGGAGAGGTGAGCAAAATCAACAGAGCTGGTAGAAGGTTTCTGCACTTTTGACCATGCTTCAAGGAACAGAATTTGTGCCCCATGCTGCTCTCTCCTCACACATGGCCTTGCTAAAATCCTGTCCTGATGATTCACTGCTGGGACATTCAAAGACTCCTGGGTAAATTCCTTTAAATCTTGCCCCAAGTGTCACGATATTTTCAATCaatttgtaaattatttcaaCAGGGATACAACATGGATGGTCCTGAGAGATGCTCAAGAATTCTGTGAAGTAACACTTGCTAAAGCATACATGGTCAAggtaaacaacaacaacaaccaccaaaaacaaaaccaaaccaaaagaaaacaacaaaaaaaccccacttccaAGTAGGTACCAAAACTGAGGTAGACTGGGAGTCAAGGAAAagccaggcagctgctgttGGCTTGTTGGCTTTGGGATGGGGGAAGTTGCAGCCCCAGGGAGTGCATCAAGggaagcacagctctgcctccattGCAGCTTCTCTTTAGGGATTTGGTGCTGCTCCAACACACATACAAGTCACTGTCTTATAGTTTAGCCAAGACagacaaagagatttttttattatctttattaCTGTCTACTTCAGTGAGTGTTTCTGAAATAAAGTTTGGGTATATTTCCATTTATCTTGTGGCTTTGTACTAATTATAAAAGATCAATGTACAAAGTTCACATCAGTACTTTCTGAATAAATCCTCAATATCCTATTATATCAAAATACCCCATGGCTTAAACACAAGCACCAGTAGCACCAGTCCCTCTCTCAAAGGCCAGTGTTTAAAGAGGTCATGAAAAATGCTCGAAGTGTTCAACTGTGTAGGCAAAATAACCAGCTACTGCAAGGAAATTAATGATTGTTTCCATCTTAAAAGACATTATTCTGATCCCAAGTGATGTAATTTAATTAACTGAAGCAATAAATACTGAAGGTCAGACCTGTGACCTGAGATGATTTCTAGAGGTCCCTTCTGGCCACCTGGCCTTTTTTCTCTTGATCATACAGAAGCCAGAGTCCCAGTCCAAAGATTTTATGATCTCAGATTAACAATGAAAAAAGCACAGGGATAAAGGACAAGCCATACATATATTATGCACTCCAAGGgatctccagcagctctgtggctgtctctgtaccttgagacAAGAAAAGACAACTTGAAACTTTAAGCATGGTTGACTTATTTAACTTGTACTGGacatttccttctgcctttaacaaatgcaaaataaagaaaaggctTCAGTAAGATTAAGATCTGCTGCTTTTGGAAAGAAACCAAGCAGCCTGCTATATTCCATTTCAGCTTCAATCATTACGACATTCTCTTTCTCCAACAGAAGATTTCTTGTCCCCCATTTCCAgcattacaaaatatttaaattctctGTTTGTGCACACCAATAACCAGGTATTTTGTGTATCTGCATTCATTCAGTGTGGGCGGCTTTTCCCACCTGCATCTTTGTGTTTTTCCTAGTAATACCTCTGCAACAAGTAAAATTCCTAGGCAAAGGGCAAGAAATCCTGTCTCCAGAGAAGTCTCAGTTCCCTACACACACTTAAACTCACCCAACAGACTACAAGCAGTAAGTTATTACTGCTACAGATTAACCCAATGGAAGTCTTAGCTGattgttctcttttttcaaaCGTTGtcattgagaggaatgacaagatttgtctttacaaacaagccctgggtctgctggtagataaaactagcattgagagataagagaaacaatgggaaggattctattgattgatcaatggaaaagaagatacttgcctttacaaacaaactgtaggcTTGTTTGtgaatgaaattgaatattgaaagatgaaagcaacaatggggaaaaacccatcaatcccataaaaattaaaaattaaggggggGTTTTACATTAAAcggggaatcttaggcatttcaggaagtctgtacctctcaagtacctcagccaatggggaaagagagggggaaatgcagccgggaaattgggataaaaaggaggctgcgtcctctgaaAATCTgggagaccccaggggaaatgccccatggcttctccctttattcaaataaagtaaaaggactcctctgtctcctttttggacataaacctctggtgttcgtggattaattttctaaCATCATTCAGGATGAATGTAGTAAGAacaaggggatttttttcagtatttctatattctttcttcccttttgttaCTTTCCTCCCCTTTGCTGCTGCATGTTTGGTCCACACAGAAACACGTTTATTCCAACAAGATATAACCCTTTACCTGAacctttttgtgtgtgtgttgatAAGAATTCATTGCATTATTTACTCAGAATTTTAGTTCTAACATTGCAAGAGTGAATGTTATATCCTATGCTATAAAATGAATTATATTATTTCTATTGATTTCTTGTTCAGGGAGTATACCAACTGACAAAAGACATTGTTTTTGCCAATTTCTAGCTCAGTGGTACGTGGATTTACTTCTGTAAGTTTGCAGGCAACTCACAGAATTTCTGTCCACCCTGGTTTTGTCACCCACCTTCCTGATTCGTCTTTTCTTATGCTCTCTCTTGTCTAAATTTCCAGCTGCATGTCCTTCAGGGCAAGGTTCACGGTGCCTACGTGCTTACTTGCCTATGTGCCTACTTATTCCGAGTGCCTAGAAGCAAAATAGTGCATTACATTCTTTAAAGCTCTCCAGCAGGACAGCCTAAGTATTTGTCAAGCACAGCAAAGAAGTTCCTTTTGTTCCACTTGAGGTAGCTGCGAAGTAGCTGGACAATTTCTCTGCATGTGCAGCGTTACCCTCTGCAGAGAAGACAGAGACAAACCCGGGGGTGCAGGAAGCAGTGACACAAACATTTCTGCTCCTCGGTGTGCTGTGAACACGTACCTCATTCAGAGAGCCCGAAGCCTCCTGCATCCCACGGCACGGAGATGGCTCAGCACACGCGTGGGCACCAGAAATGCTGCAGCCTCCGCTGTTTACGCCCAGATCGGCCCCAGAAGCTTTTGCTGACTTCACCAAAACTTCAAGGTTATGACTGAATCTCTCCGATTTGTCTAAGGGCTCCTTGAAGCCTTCAAAATCACCCCAGGAACCACTGGGTTCCGAGGTACTAAAGCTGCTCTCAGAAAACCCCTCGCAACTTCTCCCTTTGCTGTTGATTACAGGGAGGCTCTGCCGCATTGCTTCAAgattaaaaatttcttcattactTGTTCTTTCATTCCAGTTACAGCTACTTTCATCGAGAGACACGCCACCTGCCTCAGCTGTCAGGTCTTTTGGAGGCTCGAAGTGTGATATGTCTGAATTAGCAAGACTTTCTACCACCGACAAGTTCTGCATCTTTGTtcgagagagaaaaaaaataataatttgttgAAATCTGTACTGCAAAAAGGTTACTGAAGTTCAGTTGCATCAGAAATACGAgtgtttccaaaacaaaataaaattcttcatttcaCCCCAAAGAATAACAACACTgctgaaacaaaacaggatgtccttcagcctctcctccagTACTCGGCATGTGCACGTTATTCAGCCTCACTTTCTGTGGAGAGTATTAAGCCTGCAAAGAAAGGATTATAAATAAATACCTCTGTGATAAGGCCCGTGTAGGAATAAAGATAGCTGATAAGGCAGGAGAAAGAACGCTTGggttaaaataaacacattccAGCATTATCCGCTGAATATTGCTGCaggcaaaattatttaaaatttacacTGAACTATCTGCCCACATCACAAGAAAGCCATTAAATCAGTGAACAATACTCAGCAAATACATAACAGAAGTTGCTGGATTTTTAACTCAGTACTAACTGAGGATActggaaacaaaccaaaatatgtACAGTCAGCATccaacactttaaaaatattttctgtaactaCTCCATCCACTTCATGCACACTCCACTAATGCTATTTCTGCCTGAACcggctgccccatcccaacGAGTAGAATCCTGTAAAAATATCGTATTTCGAACTATTCAGGTAATTGAGGCAGATCTAATAAATTCAGTCTGGCATCTGTAAATGATACAGACAGCGCTGCATTGAACATGCTAGATCAACCCCATCTCCTCAAACATTTTCCCgagctgttgttgtttttggggggggggggggagggggggggcgggttAAAAAGCACTCACTAAACGCGCTCCTCTGCCGCTCGGTGCTTAACAGAACCAAATGTGTGTTTTTCCCCTGAGTTTCCTTCGCAGGCACGGGCCAGGGGTGCGGCAGGTCCCTCGCCTGCCCGCAGGGACACGGTGGGACGCCCGGGGAGGGACAGGGCGGGGGACGCGCGTCCGGAGCCGCGGGCGCTTCACCCGGGACAGCGGCTGCTCCGCCCGCGATGTCACCGGCGCGGGAGGGAGCGGCCACAGCGGAGCGGCCCGAGAGGAGCGGCCACAGCGGAGCGGCCCGAGAGGAGCGGCCACAGCGGAGCGGCCTCACCGGAGCGGCCCGAGAGGAGCGGCCTCACCGGAGCGGCCACAGCGGAGCGGCCTCACCGGAGCGGCCACACAGCAGCGGCCAcaccgccgccgcccccgcagGTCGCCAGGGGCGGGCCGAGGTGTGCGGGGCGGGTCGGGGCGGGCGGCACCGCCCGGGGACAGCCGAGccttccatccctcctcccCATGGAGGACAGGGAGCCTCAGCTCATCCTCAGCGCCCGCTGCCTCCCCTCGCTCAGCTTCGACCAGCGCCGCTCCATCGTCGCCCCCGGGCCTCGGGTTACAGCCGCCCCTGCCGGCCGGGAAGGGGCTGGGGTTGAAACTGtgatgtgaaaaagaaaagtgttcactcttttctttttcttccctcccccagaTTCTTGCTGCAGCCCGGCAGGTTGAGGACGCGCGGGTTGATGGTGGTGGTTCCCGTTTGCCTTTCATTTGAGGCTAGCTAAAATTCCCACAGAACTGCGAAGTTGCAGGACACGGATTTTACAAAAAGTGACAGTCGATCCCCCCATTAACAGAACCTCAAGGTAAAATAGGAGGAACAGACCAACAACAaccctcttcctccctctcttcttTTGCCCTCTGAGGGATTTGGCTGTCCCCCCTCTCTGCTGAGGCTTGATGCCCTCCCAAGAGGTAAAGCCAGGAGCTGTAGGTGCAGTGTTGCACACAGGTCACCCCACGGCCTGGGTGACCATCCCATGACACCCACCTCCTGAGGAACAGAGGTGtgggctggctgctcccaggccTGGGGGTCTGAGGGAATGACAGAGGAAACTCCgcagctccctgtccccaggctgggtTAAACATCTGGGTAATCCCAAGGAACAGGGGACAGTTgtaaaagcaaggaaagaggTTTTCTGGAGCAAGGCCCAAagtaaaaagctttttctaGGCGCTAGAGTACATGTGTTTTCCAGCCCAGACACAGACACATGCACTGCTCCCACGCATCTGACTCTCATCGCAGGCTGTAGTGCTTTATCCGAGGGCCAGAGGCTGGATTTGGGAGCGATGCCCAGACACAGAGCCAAAGAAACTTTATTGGCAACTGTCTGaaaggttttttggttgtttttttaatttgttttctttctgctctggagctgtttCCTGCCCTGCGTGGCCATCCCGTGGCAGCCTGCAGCTCTCAGGATATCCGACCGGCTGGGCCAGGCTGTGATTCAGCCCCGAAGCGCCGACACCGCCCCACGCTGCTGCCAGTGTGTGCCGTGGGCACCtcaggggctccagccctctctTCAGTTTTGAACGgagaacagctttttttttttttttttttttttttttttgcagtggcTGAGGCTGTTTTGCTCAGCTTTCCGCTTTCACCTTTGTCTTCTCGAAGGGAGAGGCCACAAACAGAAGGCTGAGGtgctcctctcctccaccaTGCTTTGCATGCAGAGGGGAAGGGCTGCGTGGGTTTTGCAAACCCTGCCGAGTTCAAGGTGTCTCTGcggcagagccaggagctgtgggagggcTGGGGATCTCCAGAAGCTGCTTTAGACACCAGAGTGTGGCAACAGAAGGAAGCTCTAGCACCTTCTTCCCACACCAACATCAGAAACTCTGTGAAGGGCTGGCCACGCCAGGCTGTTGTTTGCGTCTCTCCAGCACACCCTACAACCCACCTTGGGAAAACCAGTTGCTAGCTCTGGGTCCCTGCAGTGGAACAattggctgcagcatctcctgggTGTAGCCACTGCCTTCTGCTCCCAGGCAAACGCCGCtgaaaacccacacaaacacatgaaaaacctgcactgctgtgtttttggagggttttCGCTTCAAAGGGGGTTGGTGTGAGGAACAGGCCCCCTGAAAAGTGGATTTTATCTGCCCTTGCCTGAGTTCAGTCCTCTGGACACAGCTGAGAGTgtgacagctgctgctgggatcaCCAGCTCCTGCTTTAAGTGACACTGGTTTAAGTTAGAAACATCAACAGAGTTGGATTAAGAATTTTCCCCCCTGAAGTATAGTGGGATAAAATTCCTGTTATTtgtttgaggggaaaaaaaagaattttatggTTTTGTCAGACCAGGCCTTGTGCATAATTACTGCattaaatcaatattttctttctgaactaTCACCGtggtgtttgggtttggtttttttgtatttttttaataactcagTCATTTTTAAAGGGTAAGAAGTCAAAAGCTTCAGACATGGACTGAACTGTAAGCTTCTATTTAGACACGTATGCATCTACCAGAGCAGAATATCATTACTCAAAAATTCACCAATGCAAACAACTTAATTGACTGAACACTCATTTTTAACTATTATTACTGCTCCTCACAGCATTCCTactggaaaattatttgagtTTAGTACACATATtctaaaattattatatttttctttttatccctTAGAAAAATACCAATTTGCAGTGGAAAAAATTCAACATCATAACTAAAAAGGGTTGACTTTCAGGTGAAATCAGCACTGTGCTGCTGTATTATGAAATTGTTTGCTTATGAAAGATCTGGCCTTCGATTATTGAATTGTGTGGCTCCTTTGTAAATGACTAGGattgttgtgggtttgttttgttgttttttttttttttatggattgctttttttctttattcattttttctttaaaaaaaaataagcaagagaCACCTTTGCATGCAGAATTTTCAAATCTGTTTTCAAATTTGAGTTTTCTTAATTGAAGATTTAAACAAGATTAACTTGCTATTTAAaggactgaaatattttctttattttgtattaaatacTTGGATGTTTTTacttataaaaaataatagcTACGTTTAGCtgaattaatataaaatgtCATTTAGAAAATAGAAGTAAACATGTTTTCAGAAGCCAATAGATAATTTTGAATGACTCAAAATGGCATTTCAATAAATGAGCTGCCGTTTCAATTAGtgattaatgttttttttttcaccctaaGTGCCCAGAGTTTAGAAGTGCGGGACATCACCAATTCTTTCATTTCTACAATAATACAGAATGCTCAGCTTTTTGAAAATCCACTGCAGAGATCAGGTCTAAATACCGATCTAATTGGCTGTCTGTGGTTTACATTTGAAGATGTGGTTGATTTTTCCACTGAAGCCCCTCCTGGAGGCTCAGTGAGTTTGCAGTACCTTCTTCTCCCTTCACTGCTGGTATGGATGGTTCGAAAGGTCGGTGAatccatcctcttcctcctgatTTAAACATGAGAATGGCAGATCCTCAGGGCAAACTTTTCTCCTCCCCAGTGCGTGGCGGGAGCAGATTCCTGTTTCCCCTGTGGGATATTGCTCTGTGTGCTAACCCGGTgtgatgggagctgctggcacaaaCGAGCCACCTGCAGCTCTTAGCAGTGCCTGGGCTGAAAGACGAACCAGGATTTTTCCAACAGCAGATGGCAGCTCTCCCTTGTCTCTCTTTCGTGCACACAACACATCTGTCAGCTCTCCTGAGCTGGGAAAGTAATTAATTTCCTCTACACTCCACTTTATAGAGGTATTGGATAACCTGCTTTATGTGCTGACCACAGAAAATCCATCCCATGGGACCCCTTCATTGATGGGCTGTCAGTGTGGAAGAACCTACCCGTAAAGAAAGTGACATCCTGTGCAGGAGGTGGAAGATGAACTTTATGTCCTTCACTTCTTGTCTCAGGTGTGAAAGGTACAGGAGCTGTAATCCACCTCTGAAAAAATCAAGATGTGCAAGAGGCATCAGTGCCCTGTGTTCAGTGGCT
This window contains:
- the CLBA1 gene encoding uncharacterized protein CLBA1, whose translation is MQNLSVVESLANSDISHFEPPKDLTAEAGGVSLDESSCNWNERTSNEEIFNLEAMRQSLPVINSKGRSCEGFSESSFSTSEPSGSWGDFEGFKEPLDKSERFSHNLEVLVKSAKASGADLGVNSGGCSISGAHACAEPSPCRGMQEASGSLNEEDHSYEEIFKLAFPEVFVPQSRECIRSLEQVLDSNNEDIWIPELLKNQLGMGSGNVWRALRDSDNTPSLRHPWCKSHCQENLLSVLGIDANQKDISENQADIFEESNVKDNEDFGFDGFSVNDCKALIQTKLSVSPDSRHGQLFTCNLFLKTTSSNENTQCITIPRKKQIFAAHNLKMRFFSSDVC